The window GGGCACCTGTGCTGCCCATGTCTGCACCATTCTTGCATTCTATACACCTGCACTGTTTAGCTTCCTAACTCATCGCATTGGCAAGAATGTATCTCCAAGTGTCCACATCATCTTGTCAAGCCTATACCTTCTAGTGCCCCCCACAGTCAATCCCTTGGTATATGGTATCAAGACAAAACAGATTCGGGACAGAGCGCTGAGCCTCTTCTCACACTTGAAAATTGTTGAATACTAAATTATTTTAACAACAATTGTGGTGGTAGAGTATGTCTCATGACATAATGGGGCATTAACTACATTTGCTATGATTCTATTGTAAAATGCTACTtctcttttacattattttttatagaaGAGATTTATGGTGTGATGCAATATTTCTCTCctaattttctctttgtaattttatactaACCATGTCTAATATATCTTATCATGCAGTATCTTCACTTTATACAGTCCAGGTTAAGATTATGTACGTATTCCCCaccattatatattttattgtaaaattctCTGACTATAGGTTTAcgtatactatttatttatttagtgataaATTACAGAGCAAACATAGATGCAATGATTTCAGTTTTAGTTTCATTTATAAGAAActgaggggcctggagagatggctcagcagttaagagcactgacttttcctccagaggtcctgagttcaattcatagcaaccacatggtggctcacaaccatctataatgaaatctggttcCCTCGTCTAGGGTGCAAGTATGCATGtacaaagaatattgtatacataaataataatagtaataataataataataataaagaaactgaatacTGTCACTGTAGTCCTTACTTCAGAATAATTCGCAGCAGCTGTGCCCACCTCTACAACAGCTGTACTATATTAGGACAGTGAATGAACAATTTCTATCCTTTAGTACACTCAAGCATCAGCTTTCTTTGTCTAGTGTCATCCgaactttttaaagcattttatcttatttatgtctttgtgaaaaaaaaactgaaaattgatCATGTCTCTTCTTTTTACCAGAGAAGTAAGTTTAGCTGGCAAATTTCTTCTTCAACATTTGCAGAGTCAGTAAATACAGACAACATGAACTTAATTGAAACAGGAACATTTGAAGCAGGTATGTTGTGCTgtaaaagaattttaaacataaaccCTCTGAGATATGGAATTTAAAGGAGGTGAATGAAATATCTGAGCATATGTGAAGAAAATACACCATTTAAGCTTCATATTCTTTTAAgtctcaaaatatttaatatatacctAGATCGTCAAGAAAAGTATTCAGACTAAGATACTATATGTCACCATATGAATGAGAGAAGTGAAAAGCCGCAATACTGTAAAggatgtggtagaaggagagagaggccaCCAAAGGTAACCGCAGTTCCTGGGAGAGAAAACTGCTGGTTGAAAGTGTGTTGAGTGTGCAAAAGCACCTCTAGTTTCTTTTAGAGACGTAAGAGATAATACTAAAACTCTATGTAATTCTCAATTAAATACAAGAgaaatcacaaaaagaaaaagaataaataatgaatcAAAATtattgtctcaataaataaagaaaaactgtaagTTTGGATAAAACATGAGAACAGAACATATATTGCtacagaatttaaattttttcccctCTGGAAAATTGGTTATTGATTTTCAGtgtgcattttaaattattaatattcaaAAAGATGAACAGTACTTGTATCCCAACTAGAAAATTAGAGATTTTGTCTACTAATAATTGAAGCCATTTCAATGagtttcaaaaatttttttttcttttgccaactGAGGTTTTCTGAAACTCAGCCATTGACATAATAGAATAACAAAGGAGATAGTCTGTCTTCATCATAAATTATGATTAAATTAATTTTGAGTTAACTGTCATGTAATAAATTTGCTGAATCTttttattatatgatatatatttattgtatatacattcatatgtacaagcaaaaacaaataataaaaatgagccCATGAgtgggaaagagagcaaggatggatggatgtgagGATTTTGAGGGCAAAAAGCagaggagaaaatgatgtaattatattatgacCTCGAAAAATAGATAACATATGTatgccatttattttattatatatagttaggtatatatataaaattactttattttcctccctccaaccacTTCATGTAACCTatatcttcatttcttcccttcttctggcttcctcctgTATGTTatcacgcacgcgcgcgcgcgcacgcgcacacacacacacacacacacacgcattggTATCCCTAAATATATAATTGACCTTGCTCAGTCTTTATACTGCATGATTTCAGGGTTGATGACTTCACAGTGCCTGATGAATTGAGGGGCTGTTTCCTGGGCAAGCTGTTTTCATCCATTCTCGGCATTCTTTAGTTCCCTGTAGGCTTTTGTCTAGGCTTGGCACCCCATGAGATGTATTCCCTTCCATATTTGCATGTCTGCTTGTCTTGTCCCTGTTCAGATCTTGCTCAGGCAGCCATATTATTGGACTCCATGGGTATAGTTTCCATGAGATTTCTAGAAGGTGTGGTTGCATAGCCAATATTCTGTtcttctgactctttttttttaaattaatatttttccttttacatacCAACACCAATTCCCTTCCCCTCTACTCCTACCTAGCGTTCTCACCACCTGCATCCTCTCCACCATTCCTCAGAGGGGGTAAAGCCTCCCTAGGGggatcaacaaagtctggcacatgaACTAGAGGCAGGTCCAAGCACCATCACCCCTGTACCAAGACTGAACAatgtatcccaccatagggaataggctccaaaatgTCAGTTCATACACCTAGAATAAgtactggtcccactgccaggcccccaaacagatcaagccacattcctgtcacccacattcagaggcccTCACtgagtcccatgcaggttccctagctgACAGTAGAGTCcttgagctcccactagctttgGTCcactctctctgtggttttccgCATCATGATTTTGACTGCCCTTGCTCATatgacccctcctccctctcatttgaactccaggagctcagtctagtgcttgACTATGGATCACTggaattgcttccatcagttactggacatAGTTTCTATGATGAGAATTAGGATGGTCACTAATTTGACTATACAGAaattcaggcactctctccagtactgctaggaatcttagctggaaATCATCCTTTGAATTctgagccattatggggttaggaagaaacctctggcttttaaaatctttcttccaCAATATTTTATGAGCCTTAGGTCTAGGAGTAGTGCAGTGGGTGGATCAACTAGGACTGGGAACCCACAATCAGTTATTTCCTCCTTTGAGATTGGTTGTTATTTTCTGTACTGTTTTCTATCTGTTGCAGAGAAGATTCTTTGTGATGAGAGCTACACTGATCTATGGTTAGAAGCATAAGCATTAGAATGAGGTTAGGAATTATGCTAGTTTAATACAGTGGTGGCTACAAGTTCTCATTTACAATCCATGACCTTAAAAAGCTCCAGATAATTGTCTGGCTTTCAGATACAAGACAGGACTTCCTTCttgcaaatcaaaaacaaaaaataaataaaataaaaatacaactgtTGATTGTTACCAAGAAAAGACTGCTGCTATGTACTTTTAGAGTAATTGTAGCATGTTGGTCATTGTTGTAAGTCATattatcatttaatatttttttctcgcCTTATTGTTCTGGCTAAGAATTCAAACACTGTATTAAATGTTTTGGTGCCCACAGATTTCAGAGGAGGGCCTTAGATGCCCTGTAGCTAGGAGTTACAGATAGTAGTAGACTTCACAACGTGGGAATTAAGTAGGATATTGTGTCTGTTGCAAGAGTGGCAAACAGTCTTATCTGCTGACTTATCTCACTAGTCCCTTAACAGAAttgtattagtttaatattttgacaatttcttatatgaataatataaatCATTATATCCATCCAACTCCTTCTGTGTTTCCTCACTCTGTATGAACTTTATGACCTCcacttttttaattattatgtacaCATTTGAATACAACATTTTTAATGAAGACATACTGAATTGTGTCCAAACGTTGTTTTTCCATCTTTTAACATCTgtaaacttgtttgtttttccttttctcaataaaaaaaaaaattaaaaaaaaataaataaataaaaaaaaaatgaaaacccttATGTTAACAGAATTAAAATTGTAAAGACaaattgttattatatatataatatatatattatatatatatatatatatttcatagtGGCTGGAATGTTCTCTGCATGCTATCGGACGATAAAAGCAATCAACAGTTTCACCAAGCGGTGAGTCTTGTTATCTTTGTGAGCTCTGGCAAAATAAGCACATGGGTACAACAAACTCTATGGAAGTAATGAAAAGCTTTGTGACTAGATTTAATGTCCACTTTCACAAGGCAGAACTCATCCCAGGTACCATTACCTGGAGCCAAAACTGGTAGTTAGGTAGGTCAGGATCCTAGGAGAGAACCTAATACTGTATTACTGCTTAATAAACAAAGTATTGagcatttcattttaaagttcttatcttTCTAATCATTGGTTAGTTCATCTCTTATccctcattagagaagcttctttttagaGTATTTGTAAATTAATATAGAGACCTACAACTGACcaatgaacagagagaaaagactgtAGAGGGAACATTGGTATCAAACTCTTCACTCAAGCTCACGGATCATCATgggagagggcttggaaagactgtaagagccagaggtagtaaTCATCAGTGTGGAACGTATTTGCTGAAATAACAAATCTGCTGCACACACAACCTCATTGCAGTTCAGACTGCATGCACAGTACCTGCACAGATTTAAGCCAGCCAAAAGATCAGCCTAGATCTGGGAACAGCTTTTGACATCTTAACACAATCTGAGGAGCCAGTGATGTTTTCTTCAGAGACTCAACCCAGGAGACTTACTCATGTTCCAGTTTGATAATTCTACCCCATGCACTCTCACAAATCCAAGTGGACTTCAAAGACGAGCACAAGAAGTTGGGGGCTAACAAGAAGTTAGAGGTGAGTAAAGTGGGGGTAGATTTGATCAAAGCAGATTGTTTTTGCATGAAAATCTTAAACAAgaccagtttgtgctgcccaaacACTATGTGGGCTCTCTCTTGTAAAGTGATACAATATCAAACAATACTCTCTCTTAACAACCACCACTTAcaaatagctcctcagttaggggtggtACTAGTGCCCATCTCCTTCCTCATACAGAGATTTGGCCTGGCTCGGGTCTTCACAGTTCTTGTGTACGCTCTCCCAAACACTCTAAGTTCATATAGGCAGCTGCTTGTCTGAGTTCAGTTACCCTGTTTCATTGCAGTCATGAATCACCTGAGTCTTGAGAGGAGGGGTACATCATAGATGTCCTACTCAGGGGAAAACATTCTCCAGCCTCTTACTGTCTGCACCTTAGTCAGTTGTGTGTCACAGTGTCAGCTACTGACTGTCatagaagcctctctgatgattgATGAGAGATGCACTAATATATGGGCAATTGGTTCGATGCCATGTCCAtgtagcaaaataatagtaataggtcCTTCCCTAGGAACTATGACCTGTCTAGACATAGGTTTTTGGCACAATAACAGTGCCAGCTATAGATTACATCTTGGGggaaaggattttaaaattgaATCAGAATGTGCTTGTTTACTCCGAATTATGTTTGTTCCAGGTGTACCAATGGGCATGTCTGCCAGACCAGTCATTTCTGAAGATTCAGATTTCACTGCGGGGTAAGGCTGATGGTACTTTCTTTCTGTGGTGGTGTGCATGGCTCCTTTCAGCACTATAAAAGCTATCTAGCCAGTAGGGATGAGATAACCTTAAGCCTGCAGTGACAGCTCAGTAgtgaagagtgcttgctgcccttGTACagtacctgagtttggttccctggACAAGTGTTGGTTGGCTCCCAGTGCCTGGAACTGAAACTCCAGGTGATTTGCCACTCTGCTCTGGCTGCTGTTATAGCCACATGTGAAGTGCATTCtcacagatacatgcacataaataaagtaCCTTCATGGAAACACTGTTCTCACTAATTTTTCTCACAAGTTAAAACTGATTAATTTTTGCACCCAACCTGAAACAAAGTACTTAGTAAGTACTTGCTGAGATTGAAAATATtacactatttttttctgcttttattagaTCAAGTATGGGAATACTTTTCTGGATCTTGACTGTGTACTGTTGTAGTAAATTCTTGATCTCAATAGGTAAACATATaccaaaaaattttaaacataaatcccacattttaaaatgtatctctGATTTCTTATTGTTCtcagattataaaataattaaaagctcTCTTCCCCCAGTTCAGACCTTCATTTTCatcatcaggcagctcacatcttggGGTGGTAGGCTCTGAGACAAAGGCACAGTGGTTACTTCACTCATTGGCCATTCATTATTATGATGCCATTCATTATTATTGGCCATTCATTATTATGATGCCATTCATGTTCCTCTGACTGATCCTGGATGGTCTGAACTGGGGAAGACAGCAGACACATAAGGGACCTCAACATCACAGGATCCAGCATTCAGTTCCCTTCAGAGCCCCACTGTGATGTGAACTCCAAGGCATGttcacactaaaataaaaataaccttacacgggaggggactgggaggaggggacggAGTGCGAATTAGGATTGGtaggtttttttgggttttttttttttttggtttttcgagacagggtttctctgtggttttggagcctgtcctggaactagctctgtagaccaggctggtctcgaactcacagagatccgcctgcctctgcctcccgagtgctgggattaaaggcgtgtgccaccatcgcccggctggattggtattttttaaagtaataaaataataaaagataaccTTACAAACATTTTAACCCATGTTCTCAACTCCTTTATATTAATGATTCTCAGAATGATTTTTAGAtgtaacttcaaaaaaaaaatcaagtaaagttttgtctttaaaataaagctttgtttaaaatacaaaataaaataacaaaatgaatttatttaatttgcacttgttttcatgtatttcttaTTGTGTGTCAATAAAATTTCTATACTAATTGCTAAAATAAACTAAATTGGCTATTGACTTCAGGGAGGTGAGTTAGTCTCCCCGAGACTAACTTCCTTATCGACTATTCAATGAAGAATGATCAGCCTTggatgcatatacacaaacaagaaaatgaatttaactggttgtatatatatttgtacataaacACAAGTTTGTTTGGCAAGTACCAAAAAAAATTGAAGGGTCAAAGAGGCTATCAGTTTAAGACTGTAAGGGAATGGCAGGGTTTTGAGGTATGAAACTGTGCCATGGTGAGGGGAGAGTGATATAATTGTACTTCAATGaaagacattaaaatttaaaataaaataatgtattttatgaaTAGGTCCTTTACCTAGGTGGTTTGTAGGGAGCTTTTTGGTGCCTGGAGGAGCATCCCCCAGCAGGGCAGGGCTCAAAGGAGGTTCAGGAATTGGTGCTTGCTAAGACATTTTTATCTGAGGGGGTAAGGAAAAAAGTAACTCACACATCTCGCACACTTGCTCAGTGAATTCTTTCAGACCACTTCTCTATTCTTCTTTTGTGTTCTCAATTCTCTATCTTCCTGGtgatttccttctctcattctcgATGTTTCAGTTCTAACTCTATCTTGATGCTTCCCTTCTAACTCTCTCATTCCTGATGCTTNNNNNNNNNNNNNNNNNNNNNNNNNNNNNNNNNNNNNNNNNNNNNNNNNNNNNNNNNNNNNNNNNNNNNNNNNNNNNNNNNNNNNNNNNNNNNNNNNNNNNNNNNNNNNNNNNNNNNNNNNNNNNNNNNNNNNNNNNNNNNNNNNNNNNNNNNNNTTTCCTTCTAACTCTCTCATTCCTGATGCTTTCCTTCTAACCCATTGtaactctttctttattctttcccttgTAGCGTATATCCCAGCaaaaatctttcaggcaatagaaaaattacaatgtggttacattctgtttttcaagtgaaatATAACAATGAACATGTAAAAAGCAACATATTCTCTAAATCCCTTACatgaataaacatttatatattactgatgaaaaataaattatctcaagaaaccacatacattcatacccaagcaaatTGTTACGGTATTAATGATGAAGGCAAGCAAGGCATTCTTCTCAGTCAGTTCTTTTCCTGGCAGGTTGCATTTTGCAGTTGCAAAAAAAGGACcagttactttattatttatcttgaaagataatcttataaggaatcttaaaggaatcacaaacttaatcttttatatatgaagaagaatcagctctactttaaaaCTTGCACACCTAATTGTCAGTAgtttttatatcaggagattgagggcagaagTGAGTATAAAGAATTGATCTCACTTTTGGTCATCAACTGATTCTAGCAATAAAAGTGCATCATCAGTTAGCAGTAATTGGATTCTTTCGTTCTTGTTCCCCAACCTTAAAGAGTTCCTCACTCAGCTATGTACCTTtcctaaaactttacattttcttattaGGTTTCTTCAAAGCTATTATCAAAACATCTGATCTAACCTGCAGTTATTATAAGGCTTTGTTTCAGCTAACGAAGAACACTGCAACCTGTGACTGGATCTTTCTGCATTAAGATTAAAGGAATTCAAGACAACCTGGCTCTTGGGACTCAACTGTTTTTCTTAATCACTAACTTGAGCTGTAATCTATGCAGTTCCTTAGGTGAAACTCATAGGTCCTGGCTGTGTATatatctttattcatcaatgcTCTGTATAAACTTactttattattatcaattagacagtacagcttaggaaggaatcatcttcataataatccacaggtaagaATGGCTAGTGGAAcaggatgtttccatgagataaacactaCATTACATGCAGTGAAGATTTCTCAGTACCCATTCACACCACACCAGATACTAGAGACAGATAGCAGCAgaaaacatgtaaaggcacagcagcagcgaaagacattctggagtctttggtttCGGGGACTTGCCTATTGAGATTCACCTCTCTGGGAGTTTCCTTCTTCAATTTGCCACCAGTTactcctctgacaaggccactgGCAGGAACCTATTATATATGCTCATTAGCTTTTATTATTTGATTGCTTAAATTGCCTATCTGGTGAGCATTTATGAATGCATTCATTTCTGTTATTCCTGAGACTGGGAATTAGTAATTTTTGAGTTCAAAGAGGTATCATTTTATTATGTCTATGCAGAACTGACATAGAAAGATACATACAGTATAAAAACATTTAACTTACTCTAGTACACTGATTTCCCATGATTACTGTAGTATGCTGATACAGTCTTCAAAGGTACTTATACTTCCTGTAAACTTTCTATTTATACGACAACAATAACTTTGGGAATAATATATTatggttttacttatttttaaaacattttgcacATGCTTTTATTTAAACTTTCATATATTGTATTTTGGTTATAGATTCCCCACTCCcatctcctccaagatcctcccGACCTTCTCACCCCCACAACATtttgttcttcctctttttaattcTATTCAGTGTTTTCATTGAATGGTAAATGCTCCATGGCTACATCCAAACAGACTGttttgggatttttatttaaGCCTTATGGTTTGTCTTGGATTCCCTGCTCTTTGCTGTTCCATAGACTTGAATCATTCTGATCGGAAACAAAGCCCTACTACTCGAATCCTTATCTCTTTGGTCTTTATTCCATAAACAATGGGGTTCATGGTTGGGGGTATCAGTAGATACAGATTTGCCAGGAGGATGAGGGTGTGGCTAGGCACATGGTGTCCAAAGCGAtgagtaaagaaagagaaaaaggccaGTGTGTAGAATATCAAAATAACACAAATGTGAGCTCCGCAGGTGCCAAAGGCTTTTGTCCGGGCTTTCCTGGATGGCAGTTGTAGGACAGTTTTCAAGATTAGCCAGTAGGACaaggaaatgaagacaaagtCCAGCCCAGTGGTGAGGAGAGCCGCCGAGAGCCCGTAAATGCTATTTAAGGTAATGCTGTTGCAGGCCAACTTGGCGATGCCCATGTTCTCACAGTACGTGTGGAGGATAATGGTGCCCCGGCAGAAGTCTAGGCGGAGAATAAGGAGAACCCCAGGAGTGACAACAGCCACACTCCGAGCTCCCAGGGCCAGCCCAACCTTGAAAAGGAGAGGGCCTGTAAGCAGGGCTGTATAATGCAGTGGTGTGCAGATAGCCACATAGCGGTCAAAAGCCATGGCCAGTAAGACTGCAGATTCAGACAGGAACAGAGCATGGACAAAAAACATTTGtgtgaggcaggcagggaaggcgACTGCCAAGGGACCCTGCCAGAAAATGAGCAGCATTTGGGGCACTGTGACAGTGCAGAGGAGAACATCGTTGAATGCCAACATGGCCAGGAAGAGATACATGGGTTCGTGGAGGCTGTGGTCCAAGACCACCACTGCCACGACCAACACATTGCCTAACACAGCCAAGAGGTACATGAAGGTGAAGGGGATGGAGATCCAAATTTGGATATCTTCTAAGTCTGGCAAACcagtgagaaagaagaaagagacttGAGTATGTGTAGTGTTCAGTTCTATAAAAGAGAGATGTGGAAGAgtttaatatatgaaaaatagattatttagaatatatatatatatatatatatatatatatatatatatacttgaaaTGCTTTGAAGCTAGtgaaattttagttattttggttTAATGAGGAGAATGGAATAAAAACCATGAATGAGATCATCTTCATATGGAGTGCTTTTTGGATAGTTCTTTGAAAACTGTGTGGATGAGAAAGAGCTGACCTCCCTATTTTCTCTGATTGATGGTGTTTGTTACcatcaattaatttattttgtggtttCTGAACTTCTGTTCTAAATGCCTAGATTTGCTAGATAATAGCCACAAGACTcatggttttcttcctttcttcacctAAAGATTGGAGAGAGCATTCCACTTGTTAAACCATCACCTGGTATAACATACACAGCAGTAGTTTGCAAATTATTTCAGattctaattcttttttaaaatataaattatactatCCCccctttgtgcatgtgtgtgtgtgtgtgtgtgtgtgtgtgtgtgtgcctgcatgttgGTAGGTGAGACATGCATGGTCTAGAGTGCATGCAAAGGTGAGAAGACAGCTTGCAGGGCCCCATCAGACCCTGCATGTTNNNNNNNNNNNNNNNNNNNNNNNNNNNNNNNNNNNNNNNNNNNNNNNNNNNNNNNNNNNNNNNNNNNNNNNNNNNNNNNNNNNNNNNNNNNNNNNNNNNNNNNNNNNNNNNNNNNNNNNNNNNNNNNNNNNNNNNNNNNNNNNNNNNNNNNNNNNNNNNNNNNNNNNNNNNNNNNNNNNNNNNNNNNNNNNNNNNNNNNNNNNNNNNNNNNNNNNNNNNNNNNNNNNNNNNNNNNNNNNNNNNNNNNNNNNNNNNNNNNNNNNNNNNNNNNNNNNNNNNNNNNNNTGCATGTTGGTAGGTGAGACATGCATGGTCTAGAGTGCATGCAAAGGTGAGAAGACAGCTTGCAGGGCCCCATCAGACCCTGGGGACTGAAGTCACATTCCTAGTCTCAGCCTTAAGTCATCTTATTTGCCAACCATCACACGTGTCCAACAGGAAAGTTCTTAATTCCTATTGGAAGACTGTGGAATTTTCATTGTTGGCCTAATTTTTCTAGTACCAAAAGGAGTAATTTGATTAACTAGTCTTTCATACAAATTGTTAAAGACAATAACTGAACAAACATGAAATTTAAAGAGCAGTGCAAAAGTTAAATTTTTCATACTTAAATTAATACTACTTCTGAAGGATCAGCACGTAGAATCAGATAGAGATCCAGATCATTGTTGATTTtcattcagagaaagaaaatacagaaaagtgaCAAGGTTCATCACTATTCAACACCTAATACTGGCAGGGTTTTCCAAGGAGCAGagaaatttctatttttcaacAAACCAAAAGAACCAGGTGAAAATTTACCAATATTTTTATATCCATGGGACTTgattttagactttttaaaataataattataccattgtctctgttctctccctcaaaaccctcacactcacacactctgcTGTCTATTAGAATCAGGGTCCTATTCTTTAACTATTTAGAGCActcagtaatattttaaaattaatatgtgatatatatatataaatgactcATACAGAATTGtgaattttctgcttttataaaaCATGCACTTAAGTTGGAAATTTTATAGTGCTGATCATCAATTTCAGCAAAGTCACAGAATACATTTATCAGCAGATTTTGACCTCAACTATAAGAAAACCTAAGTTGAGGATAATGGaaaattttctatttgaaaattaACGTACCATAATTTCTAGTACACACAGGCTCAATTTTCCATTCCGGAACCTCACACAAA is drawn from Microtus ochrogaster isolate Prairie Vole_2 unplaced genomic scaffold, MicOch1.0 UNK41, whole genome shotgun sequence and contains these coding sequences:
- the LOC101992827 gene encoding olfactory receptor 52Z1-like: MNPQELNTTHTQVSFFFLTGLPDLEDIQIWISIPFTFMYLLAVLGNVLVVAVVVLDHSLHEPMYLFLAMLAFNDVLLCTVTVPQMLLIFWQGPLAVAFPACLTQMFFVHALFLSESAVLLAMAFDRYVAICTPLHYTALLTGPLLFKVGLALGARSVAVVTPGVLLILRLDFCRGTIILHTYCENMGIAKLACNSITLNSIYGLSAALLTTGLDFVFISLSYWLILKTVLQLPSRKARTKAFGTCGAHICVILIFYTLAFFSFFTHRFGHHVPSHTLILLANLYLLIPPTMNPIVYGIKTKEIRIRVVGLCFRSE